A DNA window from Actinomadura coerulea contains the following coding sequences:
- a CDS encoding alkyl/aryl-sulfatase: MEDRTDFADADKGFVGTASQTEIKDTSGRVVWDLGAYDFLDAECPGTANPSLWRQSLLTARHGLYQVADGIYQVRGFDLSNISLVEGDTGVIVVDPLLSVECAAAAMALYREHRGDRPVKAVIYSHSHADHFGGVRGVVPDGADVPIIAPAGFLEHAVSENVYAGTAMNRRATFMYGAVLPRGATGQIGAGLGATTSTGTMSLIEPTLSITETGQEEAIDGVRIVFQLTPGTEAPAEMNFHFPDRRALCMAENATHNLHNVLTLRGALVRDPRVWARYLTEAIEMFAAGSDLLFASHHWPTWGTRELTAFLSQQRDLYAYLHDQTLRMLNQGYTGTEIAEMIQMPPALDRLWHTRGYYGSVSHNVKAVYQRYMGWFDGNPAHLWELPPEESAKKHVEFMGGAESILPKAEAALAAGETRWAAQVLNYVVFADPGNTAARELLARVYEELGHGSENATWRNFYLQGAAELRGDKPANTLDSSSPDVLMALSVEQIFDSLAIRVNGPRAWDTRLTIDCVFTDLKDEVRLSLANGVLTQTRTREGTPADLTLTLTKPQLLRMVATGELGDVHADGDRRAVTTLIGLLDDGDRDFDIVTP; this comes from the coding sequence ATGGAGGATCGGACCGATTTCGCCGACGCCGACAAGGGGTTCGTCGGCACGGCCTCGCAAACGGAGATCAAGGACACCTCGGGCCGGGTCGTCTGGGACCTGGGCGCGTACGACTTCCTCGACGCCGAATGCCCCGGCACGGCGAACCCGAGCCTGTGGCGGCAGTCGCTGCTCACCGCCAGGCACGGCCTCTACCAGGTGGCCGACGGCATCTACCAGGTGCGCGGCTTCGACCTGTCGAACATCTCCCTCGTCGAGGGCGACACGGGTGTCATCGTCGTCGACCCCCTGCTGTCGGTGGAGTGCGCGGCGGCGGCCATGGCGCTCTACCGGGAGCACCGGGGGGACCGCCCGGTGAAGGCGGTCATCTACAGCCACTCGCACGCCGACCACTTCGGTGGTGTCCGCGGGGTGGTGCCGGACGGCGCCGACGTCCCGATCATCGCTCCGGCCGGCTTCCTGGAGCACGCCGTCTCCGAGAACGTCTACGCCGGCACCGCCATGAACCGGCGCGCGACCTTCATGTACGGAGCGGTGTTGCCCAGGGGCGCCACCGGGCAGATCGGCGCCGGGCTCGGTGCGACGACGTCCACCGGCACGATGTCCTTGATCGAGCCGACGCTGTCGATCACCGAGACCGGGCAGGAGGAAGCGATCGACGGTGTCCGGATCGTCTTCCAGTTGACCCCCGGCACCGAGGCGCCCGCGGAGATGAACTTCCACTTCCCCGACCGGCGCGCCCTGTGCATGGCCGAGAACGCCACCCACAACCTCCACAACGTGCTGACACTGCGCGGCGCGCTCGTCCGCGACCCGCGCGTGTGGGCGCGCTACCTCACCGAGGCGATCGAGATGTTCGCCGCCGGGTCCGACCTGCTGTTCGCCTCGCACCACTGGCCGACCTGGGGCACCCGCGAGCTGACCGCCTTCCTGTCCCAGCAGCGGGATCTGTACGCCTACCTCCACGACCAGACGCTCCGGATGCTCAACCAGGGCTACACCGGCACCGAGATCGCCGAAATGATCCAGATGCCGCCCGCGCTGGACCGGCTCTGGCACACCCGCGGCTACTACGGCTCGGTCTCCCACAACGTCAAGGCCGTCTACCAGCGGTACATGGGCTGGTTCGACGGCAACCCCGCGCACCTCTGGGAACTGCCGCCCGAGGAGTCAGCGAAGAAGCACGTCGAGTTCATGGGCGGCGCCGAGAGCATCCTTCCCAAGGCCGAGGCCGCCCTCGCGGCGGGCGAGACCCGTTGGGCCGCGCAGGTGCTCAACTACGTCGTCTTCGCCGATCCCGGCAACACCGCGGCACGCGAGCTTCTCGCCCGGGTCTACGAAGAACTGGGCCATGGCAGCGAGAACGCCACCTGGCGGAACTTCTACCTCCAGGGCGCGGCCGAGCTGCGCGGCGACAAGCCCGCCAACACCCTCGACTCCTCGTCCCCGGACGTCCTCATGGCGCTGAGCGTCGAGCAGATCTTCGACTCCCTCGCCATCCGCGTCAACGGCCCGCGCGCCTGGGACACCCGCCTGACCATCGACTGCGTCTTCACCGACCTCAAGGACGAGGTCCGGCTCAGCCTCGCCAACGGCGTCCTCACCCAGACCCGGACCCGCGAGGGCACCCCGGCCGACCTCACCCTGACCCTGACCAAACCGCAACTGCTCCGCATGGTCGCCACCGGAGAACTCGGCGACGTCCACGCCGACGGCGACCGCCGGGCGGTCACCACGCTGATCGGCCTCCTCGACGACGGCGACCGCGACTTCGACATCGTCACGCCCTGA
- a CDS encoding glycosyltransferase, protein MPLISIITAVRRPIPDYLRQAAAGVTAQRLPPGWELEWLVQEDGDAPAARDLCPGALYEANGAQLGTGTTRNFALSRARGELVAVLDYDDVLLPDGLATLIPAFDEHPGIGWTIGQADDLIDGRRVPYPLAYPCGLVPAGTIGRLYEETGLCQAACAGLVAPTDLIRAFGGWGALPRAQDVALFIALSEVFDGYQEPSVTWLYRKHPDQSTHPTKPDTWGRHQDRFIRHRLNAIRIGNLLPPTTARTHPQPL, encoded by the coding sequence TTGCCGCTGATTTCGATCATCACCGCCGTACGGAGGCCGATACCGGACTACCTGCGGCAGGCCGCGGCCGGCGTCACCGCCCAGCGCCTCCCCCCTGGCTGGGAGCTCGAATGGCTCGTCCAGGAGGACGGGGACGCACCCGCGGCCCGCGATCTGTGCCCGGGTGCGCTCTACGAGGCGAACGGCGCCCAACTCGGCACCGGGACCACCAGGAACTTCGCCCTGAGCCGGGCACGCGGCGAACTGGTCGCGGTGCTCGACTACGACGACGTCCTCCTTCCCGACGGCCTCGCGACGCTCATCCCCGCCTTCGACGAACACCCCGGCATCGGCTGGACGATCGGCCAGGCGGACGACCTGATCGACGGACGCCGCGTCCCCTACCCCCTGGCCTACCCCTGCGGCCTGGTGCCGGCGGGGACGATCGGCCGCCTGTACGAGGAGACGGGACTATGCCAGGCGGCCTGCGCCGGCCTGGTGGCCCCCACCGACCTGATCCGCGCCTTCGGCGGCTGGGGCGCCCTCCCCCGCGCGCAGGACGTGGCCCTGTTCATCGCCCTCAGCGAAGTCTTCGACGGCTACCAGGAACCCTCGGTGACCTGGCTCTACCGCAAGCACCCCGACCAGAGCACCCACCCCACGAAACCCGACACATGGGGCAGGCACCAAGACCGCTTCATCCGCCACCGCCTCAACGCCATCCGCATCGGCAACCTGCTCCCCCCGACCACTGCCCGCACCCACCCCCAGCCCCTCTGA
- a CDS encoding nucleotide-binding protein: MTVPDDAWVFDTGPLRHFSAQGWLGVLRFLTKGRPVFIPDSVEREINAATNHVSATHAVLDADWIKVYRSTDPRFVQTFARYADRLVADGKNTGECGVLAMGELYGCEIVIDDLTAHSIAEEKGLRVTASVPLLCQAIRMKKLTMAMVEALADDLLEGEYHLPFGPGGFRRHVIEHGLLDYDEI, from the coding sequence GTGACAGTACCTGACGATGCCTGGGTATTTGACACAGGTCCGCTGCGACATTTTTCTGCGCAGGGATGGTTGGGGGTTCTGCGGTTTCTTACGAAAGGTCGTCCTGTCTTCATTCCTGATAGCGTAGAGCGCGAAATCAACGCTGCCACGAACCACGTTTCGGCCACGCACGCAGTACTTGATGCCGACTGGATAAAAGTCTACCGCTCAACTGACCCGAGATTTGTCCAAACGTTTGCTCGTTATGCGGATCGTCTAGTGGCCGACGGCAAGAACACTGGTGAATGTGGTGTACTCGCAATGGGTGAGCTGTATGGATGCGAGATAGTAATCGATGATTTGACGGCACATAGCATCGCCGAGGAGAAGGGACTTCGTGTCACGGCGTCCGTCCCTTTGCTTTGCCAGGCCATTCGCATGAAAAAGCTAACTATGGCCATGGTCGAGGCGCTGGCTGACGACCTCCTGGAAGGTGAGTATCATCTTCCTTTCGGTCCTGGGGGTTTTCGTCGCCACGTCATTGAGCACGGGTTGCTAGATTATGATGAAATTTAA
- a CDS encoding tyrosine-type recombinase/integrase: protein MGFARPRTAKDGRVRYIALYRDQRSKVRSAGTYSSQRQADKAWQKAEAKLALDRLPDATKGRQRFRRYVEDVWFPNHVVELRTRENYDYEIHRHIMPWFASMRMIDILPVDVREWVTHLQNEGVNPPTIRYCMTVLSAIFTTALNDLVIVLHPCKGVKTPPVHKKKRTIITPEQFDALYESLTDTRMKLLMEVKVETGLRWGELTELRPKDIDFATRTLTVSRVIIELNPRHHPEGGRFLVKDYPKDREHRSVRLSRQIARKVQTYINEEGIKENDLLFFLRQDELPRPRRLRVLLDPETLGFIEPECRYRHGTLSGYSAGKCRCQHCKDIYADYRARRREAGKDTPRRRRTINTDGHIPRTWFRDHVWKPAIKAADLRIHLRPHDLRHAHASWLLAGGADLQAVKERLGHASITTTEKYLHTLPDEDNTALDAFDKIRNRSKPTSIRAV, encoded by the coding sequence ATGGGTTTCGCGCGGCCCCGCACGGCCAAGGACGGCCGAGTCCGCTACATCGCCCTCTACCGCGACCAGCGCAGCAAGGTCAGATCCGCTGGTACCTACTCGTCCCAGCGCCAAGCAGACAAAGCTTGGCAAAAAGCCGAGGCGAAACTCGCGTTAGACCGCCTGCCCGACGCCACCAAGGGCCGCCAGCGATTCCGCCGCTACGTCGAGGACGTCTGGTTCCCCAACCACGTCGTCGAACTACGGACGAGAGAGAACTACGACTACGAGATCCACCGCCACATCATGCCCTGGTTCGCCAGCATGCGAATGATCGACATCCTGCCCGTGGACGTCCGTGAATGGGTCACGCACCTACAGAACGAGGGGGTCAACCCACCGACCATCCGCTACTGCATGACGGTTCTCAGCGCCATCTTCACGACAGCGCTCAACGACCTCGTCATCGTCCTCCACCCCTGCAAGGGCGTGAAAACACCGCCGGTACACAAGAAGAAGCGCACCATCATCACGCCCGAGCAGTTCGACGCTCTCTACGAGTCACTGACCGACACGCGCATGAAACTGCTCATGGAAGTGAAGGTCGAAACTGGCCTCCGCTGGGGTGAACTCACCGAACTGAGGCCGAAGGACATCGACTTCGCGACGCGGACCCTCACCGTCAGCCGGGTCATCATCGAACTCAACCCGAGGCACCATCCGGAAGGCGGCCGCTTCCTGGTGAAGGATTACCCGAAAGACAGGGAGCACCGCAGCGTCCGCCTCAGCAGGCAGATCGCCCGCAAGGTCCAGACGTACATCAACGAAGAGGGCATCAAGGAGAACGACCTCCTCTTCTTCCTGCGCCAGGACGAACTTCCGCGCCCACGACGACTACGCGTCCTCCTCGACCCCGAAACCCTCGGCTTCATCGAGCCCGAGTGCCGTTACAGACACGGCACGCTGAGCGGGTACTCCGCGGGCAAATGCCGCTGTCAACACTGCAAGGACATCTACGCCGACTACCGCGCCCGCCGACGCGAAGCCGGCAAGGACACCCCCAGACGTCGCCGCACCATCAACACCGACGGGCACATCCCGCGAACCTGGTTCCGAGACCACGTCTGGAAGCCAGCGATCAAAGCGGCCGACCTCCGCATCCACCTCCGCCCCCACGACCTCCGCCACGCCCATGCGTCCTGGCTCCTGGCCGGCGGAGCCGACCTCCAGGCTGTGAAGGAACGCCTCGGCCACGCCAGCATCACGACTACCGAGAAGTATTTGCACACCCTCCCCGACGAAGACAACACTGCTCTGGACGCCTTCGACAAGATCCGTAACCGCTCGAAACCCACTTCGATCCGAGCTGTCTGA
- a CDS encoding GNAT family N-acetyltransferase encodes MRPGNHGTVERLRGWPVTLTEGPVGLRPLRHRDAAVWRELRVRNADWLRPWEPTNPETPLFRSGLGPYISMVHTMRREARHGLALPWVVTHEDDFAGQLTIGAIVWGSARSAQIGYWVDRRVAGRGVIPTAVALAVDHCFFTVGLHRLEANIRPENTASRRVVEKLGFREEGIRRRHLHIDGAWRDHICYALTVEDVPGGLRARWLAERKQAFPRRT; translated from the coding sequence ATGCGACCAGGGAATCATGGAACCGTGGAACGTTTGCGGGGATGGCCGGTCACCCTGACCGAGGGCCCTGTAGGGCTGCGCCCGCTGCGGCACCGCGACGCCGCCGTCTGGCGCGAGTTGCGGGTCCGCAACGCCGACTGGCTCCGCCCCTGGGAGCCCACCAATCCGGAGACGCCGCTGTTCCGCAGCGGCCTCGGCCCGTACATCAGCATGGTCCACACCATGCGCCGCGAAGCCCGCCACGGCCTCGCCCTTCCCTGGGTCGTCACGCACGAGGACGATTTCGCCGGTCAGCTCACCATCGGCGCGATCGTCTGGGGTTCGGCCCGGTCCGCGCAGATCGGCTACTGGGTCGACAGGCGCGTCGCCGGCCGCGGCGTCATTCCCACCGCCGTCGCCCTCGCCGTCGACCACTGTTTCTTCACCGTCGGCCTGCACCGGCTCGAAGCCAATATCCGTCCGGAGAACACCGCGAGCCGCCGGGTCGTCGAAAAACTCGGATTCCGCGAAGAGGGAATTCGGCGCCGCCATCTCCACATCGACGGCGCCTGGCGCGACCACATCTGCTACGCCCTCACCGTCGAGGACGTGCCCGGTGGCCTGCGCGCCCGCTGGCTGGCGGAGCGGAAACAGGCATTTCCCCGGCGCACCTGA
- the nagA gene encoding N-acetylglucosamine-6-phosphate deacetylase — MAKPEDGTVSLSNARIVLPDGVRDGALHIAGGTIAAGPGSGEVIDLAGRHVVPGFVDMHVHGGAGASYQLGNPDEARRAASFHLAHGTTTTMASLVTGDTDELAGAVEGLAGLAADGVIAGIHLEGPYLARSRCGAHDPALLRDPDPAEFRRLVRLGRGHLRMITLAPELPGALDLVREAVDAGVIAAVGHTDGTGEAARAAFDAGARVATHLFNAMRPLHHREGGPVAAALNDPRVTVELINDGVHVEPAVARLVFAAAPRVALITDAMAAAGMGDGDYRLGVMDVEVRDGRAVLAGGTSIAGSTITMADAFRRAVADVGLPIERAAEAASLTPARALGIDARVGSLEPGKDADLVVLDDDLRVDWVMRRGRRV; from the coding sequence ATGGCGAAGCCGGAGGACGGCACCGTCTCCTTGTCCAACGCGCGGATCGTCCTTCCGGACGGCGTCCGCGACGGCGCCCTCCACATCGCCGGCGGCACGATCGCGGCCGGCCCCGGATCCGGCGAAGTGATCGACCTCGCGGGCCGGCACGTCGTGCCCGGCTTCGTGGACATGCACGTCCACGGCGGCGCGGGAGCCTCCTACCAGCTCGGAAACCCGGACGAGGCCCGCCGGGCCGCGTCCTTCCACCTCGCTCACGGCACCACCACCACGATGGCGAGCCTCGTCACCGGCGACACCGACGAACTGGCCGGCGCCGTCGAGGGCCTGGCCGGCCTCGCCGCCGACGGCGTGATCGCGGGCATCCACCTGGAGGGCCCCTACCTGGCCCGCTCGCGCTGCGGCGCGCACGACCCGGCGCTCCTGCGCGACCCGGACCCCGCCGAGTTCCGCCGCCTGGTCCGCCTCGGCCGCGGGCACCTCCGCATGATCACCCTCGCCCCGGAGCTGCCGGGCGCCCTCGACCTCGTCCGCGAGGCGGTGGACGCGGGCGTGATCGCGGCCGTCGGCCACACCGACGGCACCGGCGAAGCCGCCCGCGCGGCGTTCGACGCCGGCGCGCGCGTGGCGACGCACCTGTTCAACGCGATGCGCCCGCTGCACCACCGCGAGGGCGGGCCGGTCGCCGCCGCCCTGAACGACCCCCGGGTCACCGTCGAACTGATCAACGACGGCGTCCATGTGGAGCCCGCCGTGGCCCGCCTCGTGTTCGCGGCCGCGCCCCGCGTCGCGCTCATCACCGACGCGATGGCCGCCGCCGGGATGGGCGACGGCGACTACCGCCTCGGCGTGATGGACGTCGAGGTCCGCGACGGCCGCGCCGTCCTCGCGGGCGGGACGTCCATCGCGGGCAGCACGATCACCATGGCGGACGCGTTCCGCCGCGCCGTCGCCGACGTCGGCCTGCCGATCGAGCGCGCCGCCGAGGCCGCGTCCCTCACCCCGGCGCGCGCCCTCGGCATCGACGCGCGCGTAGGGTCACTGGAGCCCGGCAAGGACGCCGACCTGGTCGTCCTGGACGACGACCTGCGCGTCGACTGGGTCATGAGACGCGGCCGCCGCGTGTGA
- a CDS encoding DUF389 domain-containing protein, which translates to MLTRMRELLVPAAQRRTLEELTAELDLRSGDRPSNHSAYWTMLVLSAVIAAAGVISDSTATVIGAMIIAPLSVPIMGMALGLVKRTRTGAGWFVLGGAAAVVVVGLVASLAVPRSYDLLSNGQISGRTSPGLADLIAAMATGLAGAVALARRNVAAVLPGVAVAISLEPPLVVVGVCLGDGAPGLALGALVLFLSNVLALVLAGTFIFAALGYLGAQAEPTRVRTALALSAVGLVVIVPLGVSTAANYVFAAWRTQVKHAATAWLADIPGATVINVQTRSKAFHISVRTPNDLPRCRICSAACTESSRTARPSSSTPPRAAPSTPEQ; encoded by the coding sequence GTGCTGACCCGGATGCGGGAACTGCTGGTCCCCGCGGCACAGCGGCGGACGCTGGAGGAGCTCACCGCCGAACTGGACCTGCGCTCGGGCGACCGCCCGTCGAACCACTCGGCGTACTGGACGATGCTGGTGCTGTCCGCCGTCATCGCCGCCGCGGGAGTGATCTCCGACTCGACCGCGACCGTCATCGGAGCCATGATCATCGCCCCGCTGTCCGTCCCGATCATGGGCATGGCACTCGGCCTGGTGAAACGGACCAGGACGGGCGCGGGGTGGTTCGTCCTGGGCGGCGCGGCCGCGGTCGTCGTCGTCGGCCTGGTGGCCTCGCTCGCGGTGCCCCGCTCCTACGACCTGCTGTCCAACGGCCAGATCTCCGGCCGCACCTCCCCGGGCCTGGCCGACCTGATCGCCGCGATGGCGACCGGCCTCGCCGGAGCCGTCGCCCTCGCCCGCCGCAACGTCGCCGCCGTCCTCCCCGGCGTCGCCGTCGCGATCTCCCTCGAACCGCCCCTCGTCGTGGTCGGCGTCTGCCTCGGCGACGGCGCCCCCGGCCTCGCGCTGGGCGCGCTGGTGCTGTTCCTGTCCAACGTGCTGGCCCTCGTCCTCGCCGGCACCTTCATCTTCGCCGCCCTCGGCTACCTGGGCGCGCAGGCCGAGCCGACCCGCGTCCGGACCGCCCTCGCTCTCAGCGCCGTCGGCCTTGTCGTCATCGTCCCTCTCGGCGTCAGCACAGCCGCGAACTACGTGTTCGCAGCCTGGCGAACCCAGGTCAAGCACGCCGCCACCGCATGGCTCGCGGACATCCCCGGCGCCACCGTCATCAACGTCCAGACGCGGTCCAAGGCCTTCCACATCTCCGTCCGCACCCCGAACGACCTGCCGCGGTGCCGGATCTGCTCAGCCGCCTGCACGGAGTCATCCCGGACGGCTCGCCCGTCGTCATCGACACCACCCAGGGCCGCACCATCAACGCCGGAACAGTGA
- a CDS encoding plasmid mobilization protein, with the protein MATAKRGSGSGPLERRAKLGGGRRRERELRIRVSDVEYEEIHAAATRAGLTCSAFVIRTVRTAIREQRPLDGALVAMHAELRSASHQVNAVGVNLNQLVRHANAHGQVPESVTWLAAYCFQVVRRTEAVIVELGRRLP; encoded by the coding sequence ATGGCGACAGCCAAGCGAGGCAGCGGGTCGGGGCCGCTGGAGCGTCGAGCCAAGCTCGGCGGTGGGCGACGGCGGGAGCGGGAACTGAGAATCCGCGTCAGCGACGTGGAGTACGAGGAGATCCATGCAGCGGCGACGCGAGCCGGGCTCACCTGTAGCGCATTCGTCATAAGGACGGTGCGCACAGCGATCCGGGAGCAGCGTCCCCTGGACGGGGCACTCGTCGCGATGCATGCCGAGCTGCGCAGTGCCAGCCACCAGGTCAACGCAGTTGGGGTCAATCTCAACCAGCTCGTGCGTCATGCCAACGCCCACGGCCAGGTTCCGGAATCGGTGACGTGGTTGGCGGCGTATTGCTTTCAGGTAGTGCGGCGGACCGAGGCCGTCATTGTGGAACTCGGTCGACGTCTGCCGTGA
- a CDS encoding helix-turn-helix domain-containing protein: MGEIDAKTLGERIRDARKRADISQEDLGRAVGLERTVVNKIESGVRKVTALELSDIAGVLGVRMSSFFEDPVPALVAHRSSQGLDTADSSIDALLAKFADEVEFIASLGVAELGLDAADIVGQASIVPPSTNAEAEALAANARELMTLPAEAPIQRLSDSIAAIGLLAFSRDIGKDSADAGTVLLPRGGVCLVNSHMKVGRRRLALAHELGHYLCSDDYRVDWRVDSRPDDAVPMEARLDRFARALLLPEAALMRQWNDFVARYEERGAAVRLASNFRVDMATLAKRLKELGLTDGHTADLIRKYRTTQADIIEMNLRVPLEELQGTTIPGPFARAVLRLFRDERISRERALDLLQNTLNEADLPLVRERRPDEIWKFVS, from the coding sequence ATGGGCGAGATTGACGCGAAGACGCTAGGTGAACGCATCCGGGATGCCCGCAAGCGTGCTGACATCAGCCAAGAGGACCTGGGAAGGGCGGTTGGCCTCGAACGTACGGTCGTGAACAAGATCGAGAGCGGCGTTCGCAAGGTCACGGCACTCGAACTTTCGGACATCGCTGGTGTGCTCGGCGTACGCATGTCCAGCTTCTTTGAAGATCCCGTTCCCGCGCTCGTCGCGCATCGGTCCAGCCAAGGGTTGGACACCGCGGACTCGAGCATCGATGCTCTTCTTGCGAAGTTCGCCGATGAGGTTGAGTTCATCGCCTCATTGGGAGTCGCTGAGCTGGGCCTTGATGCCGCTGACATCGTCGGTCAGGCGAGCATCGTGCCGCCTTCGACGAATGCCGAGGCCGAGGCGCTTGCTGCGAATGCCCGCGAACTGATGACCCTGCCGGCGGAGGCTCCGATTCAACGACTCTCCGACAGCATCGCAGCCATCGGGCTCCTGGCGTTTTCTCGTGACATCGGCAAGGACAGCGCCGATGCCGGGACGGTCTTGCTGCCTCGCGGTGGTGTTTGTCTGGTGAATAGCCACATGAAGGTCGGTCGTAGGCGGCTTGCCCTTGCACATGAACTCGGCCACTACCTATGTTCTGACGACTACAGGGTCGACTGGCGGGTGGACAGTCGCCCCGACGATGCCGTCCCGATGGAGGCGCGCCTCGATCGTTTTGCACGCGCACTGCTCCTACCCGAGGCTGCGCTTATGCGGCAGTGGAATGATTTCGTTGCACGATACGAAGAACGTGGTGCGGCAGTCCGGCTGGCAAGTAACTTCCGGGTCGACATGGCTACGCTGGCCAAGCGGTTGAAGGAACTTGGATTGACTGACGGCCACACCGCCGATTTGATTCGAAAATACAGAACAACCCAAGCCGACATCATTGAGATGAATCTGCGCGTCCCACTCGAAGAGTTGCAAGGAACGACAATTCCAGGACCATTTGCGCGCGCAGTGCTTCGCCTCTTCCGCGATGAAAGAATAAGCCGTGAGCGGGCTCTTGACCTCCTCCAAAATACGCTGAATGAGGCGGATCTACCTCTGGTTCGTGAACGGCGCCCCGACGAAATCTGGAAGTTCGTCTCGTGA
- a CDS encoding competence protein CoiA family protein encodes MPMAYEVAMGLRLTHRGTTFWCGTWLGGCGSQIMTKIGRRKVPHFAHYPEMARKCRRANLDDSSADHLFINRDLKNWLGTQGIAVRRPQFLGDIEQQGTCIGLLLETRDAKRTIAVVLDDRDTEKWKRLYDEFRTAHKPVDWLYSPTSRNGRALTSGQGTGLLAMCQYVDGERRLRVGARDASGRIRWADLADCRISGTGIVHPDAAPAKPEPQLSRPAGQFRDMRPPGASPTREQIADYRRAANGLLMDANAALSRGDRDAARTAVARLRQVLDTLGDDYMERKFRILALRAGGDIHTVETGSGVVPTLGRTLLIEAEVSKSLDAAFDALRKGHIESAKRLHGRVAETLTGTLSLNGDLQRRSRSCAAQIRDTEQRRREAKRVLPPAPGATRNLHGSGVPKQASASEGPDENTPGRPMVQQVAAMKRRLRMVSPSGRLRRDLHELLIKLPRHEFPSDRRLFETYLLQHWPVFYARAASTGAVRAMPEILSPAGRQRERQSKATSVPRARCSCGWEGKPGRFTRHTTLPALQGKVHTRLA; translated from the coding sequence ATGCCCATGGCGTACGAGGTTGCCATGGGCCTGCGTCTCACCCACCGGGGGACGACGTTCTGGTGCGGGACCTGGCTTGGCGGATGCGGCAGCCAGATCATGACCAAGATCGGGAGAAGGAAAGTTCCGCACTTTGCCCACTATCCCGAGATGGCAAGGAAGTGCAGGCGTGCGAACCTGGACGACTCCAGTGCCGACCATCTCTTCATCAACCGCGACCTGAAGAACTGGCTGGGGACGCAGGGGATCGCGGTGCGGCGGCCGCAGTTCCTCGGTGACATCGAGCAGCAGGGGACCTGCATTGGCCTGCTGCTGGAGACGAGGGACGCGAAGCGGACGATCGCTGTCGTCCTCGACGACCGTGACACTGAAAAGTGGAAACGCCTCTACGACGAGTTCCGCACGGCCCACAAGCCCGTGGACTGGCTGTACTCGCCTACCTCTCGCAACGGGAGGGCGCTTACCAGTGGCCAGGGCACCGGCCTGCTAGCCATGTGCCAGTACGTGGACGGAGAGCGCCGCCTCCGAGTCGGTGCCCGGGACGCCAGCGGCCGGATCAGATGGGCTGACCTGGCCGACTGCCGGATCTCCGGAACCGGCATCGTCCACCCCGACGCGGCCCCGGCAAAGCCGGAACCCCAGCTCTCCCGGCCCGCCGGACAGTTTCGAGACATGAGACCGCCCGGCGCTTCTCCGACCAGGGAGCAGATCGCCGATTACCGGCGGGCGGCAAATGGGCTGCTAATGGACGCGAACGCGGCGCTGTCCAGAGGAGACCGGGATGCGGCGAGGACGGCCGTAGCGCGCTTGAGGCAAGTTCTCGACACCCTGGGCGATGATTATATGGAGCGCAAGTTCAGAATCCTCGCACTACGGGCTGGCGGCGACATCCACACTGTCGAGACCGGCTCAGGCGTTGTCCCTACACTGGGGCGAACTTTGCTGATAGAGGCCGAAGTATCAAAATCTCTCGATGCGGCGTTCGATGCTCTCCGGAAAGGCCACATAGAGTCAGCAAAAAGGCTCCATGGACGAGTTGCCGAGACCCTTACAGGGACGCTAAGTCTGAACGGCGACCTGCAGCGGCGGTCGAGATCATGCGCCGCGCAGATCAGGGACACAGAACAGCGCCGACGAGAAGCCAAGCGCGTACTTCCTCCGGCTCCGGGTGCCACGCGAAACCTTCATGGTTCCGGTGTTCCGAAGCAGGCCTCCGCCTCCGAAGGGCCGGATGAGAACACGCCAGGGAGGCCGATGGTGCAGCAGGTGGCGGCTATGAAGCGCCGGCTGCGCATGGTCAGCCCGAGTGGTCGTTTGCGGCGCGACCTGCATGAGCTGCTCATCAAGCTCCCTCGACACGAGTTCCCGTCCGACCGTCGCCTGTTTGAGACTTACCTGCTCCAGCACTGGCCGGTTTTCTACGCAAGGGCCGCGTCCACCGGGGCGGTTAGAGCGATGCCGGAGATCCTCAGTCCGGCCGGTCGCCAAAGAGAACGGCAGAGCAAGGCGACGTCCGTTCCACGGGCCCGCTGCTCGTGCGGCTGGGAGGGAAAGCCGGGGCGTTTCACCCGCCATACGACTCTGCCCGCACTCCAGGGAAAGGTTCACACACGGCTGGCGTAG